A genomic segment from Malus domestica chromosome 05, GDT2T_hap1 encodes:
- the LOC103443950 gene encoding wax ester synthase/diacylglycerol acyltransferase 11-like — translation MEHLEEDEVVVLEPVSPTAQYFTSSVLSVSNIGVMELENPLSESQAISLLKTLFLPISPRFSSIVVVINGKKRWKRVEVKPEEHISVPIIPSNLSTESYEKYLDGYISKLAVERLSEDKPLWELHILNYPTRNNNAACNLIFKLHHALGDGFSLMSAILSCLRRADNPSLPLTFPSRQRSQQTSDESFVSRTISSVFNTLSDIWRSTVGEDDLSPIRSGNGIEFQPITLATMTFSLDQIKSIKSKLGVTVNDVLAGMIFLGTRLYMQEINRSSSKARGTAVVLLNTRMMGKYTSIQEMMKPDSKMPWGNHFTFLHVPIPNLSLPDDHDHDFPADQYSNALDFVWEAQKIITRKRSSLAIYLTCRFLEFLNKFGGHEAAARYIHSTLKNTSMMISNLIGPVEQMALANNPVNGMYFLVFGSPEGLDVTIVSYMGKVRVAFKMEKGLIEPQKFKSCMQNAFEMIRKASDEYPIPMQKNSKTIKHL, via the exons ATGGAGCACTTGGAGGAAGATGAAGTAGTAGTACTGGAGCCAGTGAGCCCTACTGCTCAGTACTTCACTAGCTCTGTCCTGTCCGTATCAAATATTGGCGTTATGGAACTCGAAAATCCACTGAGTGAGTCTCAAGCAATCTCATTACTGAAGACTCTCTTCCTCCCCATCAGCCCGCGCTTCTCCTCTATTGTG GTTGTAATCAATGGAAAGAAACGGTGGAAAAGGGTTGAAGTGAAGCCTGAAGAGCACATTAGCGTCCCTATTATTCCTTCTAACTTATCAACTGAATCATATGAAAAGTATCTTGATGGCTACATATCAAAGCTAGCAGTAGAAAGATTATCAGAAGACAAACCCTTATGGGAACTTCATATCCTCAATTACCCAACAAGAAATAATAACGCTGCTTGCAACCTTATATTCAAGCTCCATCATGCCCTCGGTGATGGCTTCTCTCTCATGAGTGCCATTCTTTCTTGTCTACGGAGAGCCGACAACCCTTCTCTTCCCCTAACATTTCCTTCAAGGCAGAGGTCACAGCAAACGAGTGATGAAAGCTTTGTGTCTAGAACTATCTCATCAGTCTTCAACACTCTTTCAGATATTTGGAGGAGCACCGTGGGGGAAGATGATCTATCACCAATTAGGTCTGGCAATGGAATTGAGTTTCAGCCCATTACATTGGCAACTATGACTTTCTCTCTTGACCAAATCAAATCAATCAAGAGTAAGCTTGGAGTG ACGGTAAACGATGTTCTTGCCGGTATGATCTTCCTTGGCACTCGACTATACATGCAAGAGATAAACAgaagttcaagcaaagcaagaGGCACGGCAGTGGTACTGCTGAACACGAGAATGATGGGGAAGTATACTTCAATCCAGGAGATGATGAAACCCGACAGCAAGATGCCATGGGGGAATCATTTTACGTTCTTGCATGTACCAATCCCCAATTTATCATTACCCGATGATCACGATCATGATTTTCCCGCTGATCAATATTCAAATGCCCTTGACTTTGTCTGGGAAGCACAAAAAATAATTACTAGGAAGAGAAGTTCTTTAGCTATTTATCTCACTTGTAGGTTCTTGGAGTTCCTCAACAAATTTGGAGGCCATGAG GCAGCAGCCAGATACATCCACAGCACACTGAAGAACACGAGCATGATGATCTCAAATTTGATTGGCCCTGTGGAACAAATGGCTTTAGCTAATAATCCAGTTAACGGCATGTACTTTCTGGTGTTTGGTTCACCTGAG GGGCTTGACGTAACAATAGTAAGTTATATGGGAAAGGTGAGGGTTGCCTTCAAAATGGAAAAGGGCCTCATTGAACCACAAAAGTTCAAGTCATGCATGCAAAATGCATTTGAGATGATACGCAAAGCCTCCGACGAATATCCTATTCCTATgcagaaaaactcaaaaacaataaaacatcTTTAA